A stretch of DNA from Fusobacterium mortiferum ATCC 9817:
ATGGTAATATAGTAGGGGTAGCTACTGCAATAGCTAGTGGAGGACCAGGAGCTGTATTTTGGATGTGGGCTGCTGGAATAGTAGGAATGGCAACTAAGTATGCTGAAATAGTTTTAGGAATGATATATAGAGAAAAAGCTGAAGATGGAACTTATGTAGGTGGACCTATGTACTATATATCTAAAGGATTAAAATTGAAAAAAATAGCCTTTATCTTTGCCTTACTTATGTTTTTACAAATAAGTGGTGGGGCTTTAATACAGTCAAATGCTGTAGCAATAGTAATGAGTGATATTTTTAAAGTAAAACCTATATTTTCTGGAATACTTATGGGAGGAGTAATTCTAAGTGTGGTTGTAGGTGGAGTACAAAGATTAGGAAAAGTAACAGAGAGACTTTTACCAGTAATGGCGTTAATATATTTTTTTGGGGGGTTAGTTGTAATAATTTCTAATATAAATCATATACCTTATGCTATAATGAATATAGTGAGTTGTGCTTTTAGAGTTGAAGCAGTAGGTGGAGGAGTATTAGGACATACTATAAAAGAAGCAATGAGATTTGGAGTAGCAAGAGGATTATATTCTAATGAGGCTGGAGAGGGAAGTGCACCAGTATTACACTCGGCTGCTATAACAGACCATCCAGCAAGGCAAGGTTTGTATGGTCTATTGGAAGTCTTTATAGATACTGTTGTAATTTGTTCTTTGACTTCTTTTATTGTATTAACTTCAGGAGTAACAGAAACAGATATTTCACCAGCTATTTATGTAATGACAGCTTTTGGGAATATACACATACTATTTAGATATTTAATTGGTATAAGTATGGTACTTTTTGCTTTTTCAACTGTTCTATCGCAATGGTATTTTGGGAATGTAACTCTAACTTATATGTTTAATGTAAAAGTAGCAGAAAAGTTTAAATATGTTTTTATTTGTTTAGCTCTTTTAGGTTCATTGAGTAGTTTAAAAATAGTATGGTTAATTCAAGATATAGTTTTGGGATTGATGATAATTCCAAACTTATTAGCTCTATTATTATTAAATAAAGATGTAAAAAAAGCAACAGAGGATTTTTTTATAATGATAAAGAATGAAAGGAAAGAAAAATGTTAGCAAATGATAGACAAGAGAAGATATTAGAGATAATAGAAAGAGATGGAAGTATAAAAACGTCACAATTAGTGGAAATTTTTGATGTTTCATTAGAAACAATAAGAAGAGATTTTGAAGTTTTAGAGAAACAAGGATATTTAGAAAAAGTATATGGAGGAGCTATTTTAAAAAATAAGGAAACAAAAGCTTTAAATTATTCTTCACGTGAGAAAAAAAATGTAGAAGAGAAAAAAGAGGTTGGAAGATTAGCAATAAACTTAATAGAGGATGGAGATACTATTGCTTTAAATGCTAGTACAACTAACTTAGAAATTGCTAGATTGATTAAGGAAAAATTTTCTCATCTTACAGTAATAACTAACTCTTTAATGATTGCAAACGAATTAGCTGAAATTTCAGGAATTAATTTAATTTTAGCTGGAGGAATGTATAATAAAAATGAATTTGCTTTTTTAGGAGAGGTAACAGCTAAATTTTTTCAAAATTTTTCCGTAGATAAAGCTTTTATATGTGTTGGTGGAATTTCATTAAAGAGAGGATTAACTGATTACCTAATGGATGAGATATTAGTAGAAAAAAAGATGATAGATATAGCAGAAAAAGTTTATATCTTAGCTGATTCAACTAAAATAGAATCAAATTCATTGATAAAGTTGAGTGACTTGCAAGAAAATATGGAAATAGTAACAGATTCAAAACTATCAGAAGAGATAAAAAAAGAGTATATAAATAGAGGAATAAAAGTAAGAAATTAAAATACTAAAGGGATTGTTGTAAAATTTTAAACTACAATTATCCCTTTATTTTTTTGATTATAAAACTATTTTTTATTTGAAAAATATAGAAAAAACTGGTAAAATGATAAGATGAGTTATTTTGTCAAAAATCAAAAAAGACTGAAAAAATGTTATTAATAGGAGGAAAAATTGTGAAAAAAGCTTCAATCATAACTTATGGTTGTCAAATGAATGTAAATGAAAGTGCAAAAATAAAAAAAATGTTCCAAAATATGGGATATGAAATTACTGATAATATAGAAGAATCGGATGTTACATTTTTAAATACATGTACAGTAAGAGAGGGAGCAGCAACTCAAATATATGGGAAATTAGGAGAGTTGAAGCATATAAAAGAAAATAAAGGAATGATAATAGGGGTAACTGGATGTTTCGCTCAAGAACAAGGAATAGAGCTTGTAAAAAAATTCCCTCAAATAGATATAGTTATGGGAAACCAAAATATAGGAAGAATACCACAAGCTATAGATGATATAGAGCATGGAGTAGATAAACATCTTGTTTTTACAGATTGTGAAGATGATTTACCACCTAGATTAGATGCTGACTTTGATTCTAAAAAAACTGCTTCTATATCTATAACTTATGGATGTAATAACTTTTGTGCTTATTGTATAGTACCATATGTAAGAGGTAGAGAAAGATCTGTTCCTATGACAGAGATTTTACATGATGTGAGACAATATGTAGAAAAAGGTTATAAAGAGATAATTTTACTTGGACAAAATGTAAACTCTTATGGAAAAGAGTTTAAAAATGGAGATAACTTTGCAAGATTATTAGAGGAAATCTGTAAGGTAGAGGGAGATTTTATAGTAAGATTTGTTTCTCCACACCCTAGAGATTTTACTGATGAGGTAATAGATGTAATTGCTAAAAATGAAAAAATTGCAAGATCATTACATCTTCCACTACAAGCTGGTTCATCTACAATATTAAAAGCTATGAATAGAGGATATACAAAAGAGCAATACATAGCTTTAGCTAATAAGATAAAAGAGAGAATACTAGGAGTTGCTCTTACAGCAGATGTTATAGTAGGATTCCCTGGAGAGACTGAAGAAGATTTCCAAGATACTTTAGATGTAGTAAGACAAATTCAATTTGAAAATAGTTTTATGTTTATGTATTCTATTAGAAAGGGAACAAAGGCAGCTACTATGGAAAATCAAATAGATGAGGCTGTAAAAAAAGATAGACTTCAAAGATTAATAGATGTACAAACTGCTTGTTCATTAGCAGAGAGTAAAACATATGTAGGTAAAACATTTAGAGTATTAGTAGAGGGAGAGAGTAAAAAAAATAAAGAAGTACTAAGTGGAAGAACTTCTACTAATAAGATAGTTTTATTTAAAGGAGATAAAGCTTTAGAAGGAACATTTGTAAATGTAAAAATAAATGATTGTAAAACTTGGACATTATATGGAGAAATTGTAGAGTAAGAAGAGGTTAATATCGAGGTGGATATGGACAGATTGGATAAGTTTCTTTTAAAGGAACTTTTAGAGATAGGAAAGCAATTGGGCTTGGCAATAAAAGCAGGAATAAAGAAAAATGAATTAAAAGAGCTTATAGAAAAGGATATAGAAAGTAAAGAGAATACTGATATAGCATGGGGAACTTTAGAAGTTTTACCAGATGGATATGGTTTTTTAAGAGGAACAAGTGTAGAAAAAGATATATATGTTTCAGCTTCACAAGTAAGAAAATTTAAGCTTAGAACTGAGGATAGAGTAGTTGGTGAAGTAAGAGAACCTTCTGGAGATGAAAAAAATTATGCTCTTAAAAAAGTTTTATTAGTTAATGATGGAACATTAGAAGCAGCTGAAGCAAGAGTACCTTTTGAGGAGCTTATTCCAGCATATCCAACAGAAAAATTTATATTAGAAACTGATAGTAAAAATATTTCTGGAAGAATAATTGATTTGATAGCTCCAATAGGTAGAGGACAGAGAGCTTTAATTATTGCTCCACCTAAAGCTGGAAAGACTATGTTAATTAGTAATCTTGCTAACTCAATAATGAAGACTAGCAAGGATGCTGAGGTATGGATACTTTTAATAGATGAAAGACCAGAAGAGGTTACAGATATAAAAGAAAATGTAATAGGGGCTCAAGTATTTGCTTCGACTTTTGATGAAGATCCTAAAAACCATATTAAGGTAACAGAAAGCATATTAGAAAGAGCTAAAAGAAAAGTAGAAAATGGAGAAAATATAGTTATTCTTATGGACTCTTTAACAAGACTTGCTAGAGCTTATAATATAGTAATTCCTTCTAGTGGTAAGCTGATATCAGGAGGTATAGATCCAACAGCTCTTTATTATCCTAAAAACTTTTTTGGAACAGCAAGGAATATTAGAGGGGGAGGAAGCCTGACAATAATTGCCACTGTATTAGTGGATACTGGAAGTAAGATGGATGATATAATTTATGAGGAATTTAAATCAACAGGAAATTGTGATATACATTTAGATAGAAATTTAGCTGAATTAAGATTGTTTCCAGCAATAGATATTCAACGTTCTGGAACTAGAAAAGAGGAGTTGTTAATTCCTAAAAAAGAATTAGAATCAATTTGGAAAATAAGAAGACATCTTGCAAAATTTGATAAAGCTGAAAGTTTAAAAAGATTAGTTGATACATTGAAAAGTACTCAAAGCAATAAAAGTATGCTAGAACAGTTTGAAAAAGGAGTAGGGGATGAAAAATAAGATAGGTTTACTTATAATATTGATTATAACTTTTTATATAGGTATATTAGTAGGAACTCCTTTTAAAACTGAAGTTGTAGATTTAAAACAATTTACTGATTACTATGAAGAGGGAGAGGCAGAAAATGGTGGTTGGGAAGTTCAAGCAGATAACTTCTATACTTTTACTAGAGAATACTCTTTAGTGGGAGAAGAGGGAGGAGGAGTTGAAGAGTTACCTAAAATAGACGAAGATGCTATTCCTGAAAAGAAAATATATATAGTTCAAAAGGGAGATACTCTATCAGAAATAGCTGAGACTCATGGTATGGGACTTAGCGTTCTTATGGCTAATAATCCTGGAGTTTCTGCAAATAACTTAAAAATTGGACAAAAACTTACTGTACTTACAGGAAATGGAATTTTTTATAAAGTAGGTAAGGGAGATTCTTTAAATAAGATCGCTGAACTATTTAAAGTAGAGATAGAGGATATTAAAAAGATAAACAAACTAGATTCTAATGTAGTTCAAATAGGAGAGGTACTATATATTAAAAATCCTAATGTAAATAAGTATTTAGGAATGAGAAGTCCTAATGCTGATAATAGAAGTAACCTTGGTTTTATTATGCCTATAAAATATACTGGAATAACAAGTCCACAAGGGAATAGATTCCATCCAGTTTTAAAAAGATATATATATCATGCTGGTGTGGATTTAAGAGCACATTTTATTCCTCTTTATGCTTCTAAAGAGGGAAAAGTAACTTTTGCTGGAACTATGAATGGATATGGGAAAATAATAATTATTCAACATAGTGGTGGATATGAAACTAGATATGGACATTTAGATAAGATAGGAGTAAGAAAAGGACAGTATGTAAAAACTGGAGAACTAATTGGAAAAACTGGACAAAGTGGAAGAGTTACAGGACCACATCTTCATTTTGAGTTAAGAAAAAATGGAAAAGCTTTAAATCCAATGAAATATATGCCAAAATCAAAATAGAGAGGGATAGTTATGAGTAGAGTAGTAAAAGTGGGAAACCTTTTAATAGGTGGTGGAAATCCAATAGTCATACAATCTATGACTAATACTACAACAAGTGATGTAGAAGCAACAGTTAATCAAATAAAAAAATTGGAAGCTGCTGGTTGCCAAATGGTAAGAATGACAATAAATAATGAAGAAGCAGCCAAAGCCATAGGAGAGATAAAGAAAAGAGTAGATGTTCCATTATGTGCTGATATTCATTTCGATTATAAATTGGCTCTTTTAGCAATAGAAAATGGGATAGATAAACTTAGAATCAATCCAGGAAATATAGGTTCTGATGAAAATATTAAAGCTGTTGTAGAGAAGGCAAAAGAGAAAAATATTCCTATAAGAATAGGAGTAAACTCTGGTTCTATTGAAAAACATATACTTGAAAAATATGGAAAACCAACTGCTGATGGAATGGTAGAGAGTGCTATGTATCATATAAATCTATTAGAGAAAAATGGATTTAATGATATAGTAGTGTCATTAAAGGCAAGTAATGTTAAGATGATGGTAGAGGCTTATAGAAAAATAAGTAAGCTTATAGATTATCCATTACATCTTGGAGTGACAGAGGCTGGAACTGCTTTCCAAGGGACAGTAAAATCTGCAATAGGAATAGGGGCATTATTAGTAGATGGAATAGGAGATACAATTAGAGTTTCTCTTACAGAAGATCCAGTAGAAGAGATAAAGGTTGCTAAAGAGATATTGAAAGTTTTGGGACTGATAGAGGCAGGAGTGGAAATAGTATCTTGCCCTACTTGTGGAAGAACAGAGATAGATTTAATAGGACTTGCTAAAAAAGTTGAAAAAGAGTTTGAAAATGAAAATAGAAAAATAAAAATAGCTGTAATGGGTTGTATAGTAAATGGACCTGGAGAAGCTAGAGAAGCTGACTATGGAGTTGCTGGAGGAAAAGGAGTAGGAGTTCTTTTTAAGAAAGGACAGATAGTAAAAAAAGTAGATGAGTCTGAAATATTAATTGAGTTAAAAAAATTAATAATGGAGGATGAGAAAAATGAGAGTATGGAGAGTAGTAATTAGTCTATTTTTTATTCTTTTATCAGCTTGTACTTCTATTAGGAGTAATGAGGAAATTTCATTAGAAAGAGTAGAAGGAAGAAAAAAATTTGTAGTAAACTATGATAGAGGAAGATATAATACTGTAAAATTAGATAATATAGTTATTGATTCAGGAAGAGAGTATTATGTAAAAGAGGGAGAGTATACTCTTTCATATATAGAAGAAGCTTTTATAAATGGATATGTAGGAGTTTCTTGGAAAGGTAGTAAAGGAAGAGCTGGAGATAGTGATAGAAAGATACCAACAAGAAAAGCTATAAAAGTATTAGAAGATATGGAAATAAATCTAGAAAATCATACTGTTCAAATAAATTTTTCTGGAACAATCAATTCTGATAAGAAATTTTAGACTTTTTTAAAAAAAATGGCGTCTAAATAATATAAAAAAATGTGAGGTTAAAAACTGATGGACTTTGATGAGATTTTCGAGGAGTATTTTGATAGGATATATTACAAAGTTTTAGGGGTAGTAAAAAATCCTGAAGATGCTGAAGACATATCTCAGGAAGTTTTTATGAGTGTTTATAGAAATTTGAAGAGTTTTCGTTCAGAGAGTAATATATATACTTGGATATACAAGATTGCTATCAATAAAATTTATGATTTCTTTAGAAAAAGAAAGGTAGAGTTAGATATAAATGAGGAGATATTGATGTTAGAAGATAATACTAATATTGAAACTCCAATCTTTTTAGAGGAGAAATTAAAATTAATCTCTCCTAAGGAAAGAGAAATTGTAATTTTAAAAGATATATATGGATATAAGTTAAAAGAGATAGCAGATATGAAAAATATAAATATCTCTACAATAAAATCTATATATTATAAGGCAATCAAGGATATGGGAGGAAATTGATATGTTATCACCAAAAGATAGGGTAAAAGCTAATATATACAAAGAGTTATTTGAACAGGAGAAAAGAAAAAATAAAAGAAAATCGCTTTTTTCTATTTCATTATTTTTTCTAGGAGTCTTTACAAGTTCTACTTATCAAATGGTAGTTAGAGAAACACCAATAGAGTCAACATTAAATTATGCTATAAATACAAGTATACCTAAAATAAATACTAAGAAAAATGATTTATCAATGGAACATTTTTTTAGTTCAAACTTTTTTGATGATAAAAAAATAGAGATAGATACAGATGAATTATTTGGATTAGATACACAAATATAGTGGGGGACATCAATGAGAAAAGTTATTTATTTTTTTACTACACTACTATTTTCGACTGTGATATTTGCTTCTGAAGGATTAGGAATAGTTTCAGATGAAGATTTTTTAAAAGTGGGAGTAACTCCAGAAAATATAGAAAAAGCTAAACTTATGGTAAATAGAGTTAGTACAAATTATAAAATGTTAGTACTAGAAAAAAAGCAGCTTGAATTAGAAGTTAATAAATATGTCTTAGAAAATCCAGAAGCTAATCTTGAAAAAATAGATATTTTATTTGATAAAATAGGAGCAATAGAGGCAAATATTTTAAAAGATAGAATTAGAAGTCAGATAGAGATGCAAAAATATATCACTCAAGAGCAGTATATAAAAGCTAGGGATATAGCAATAAGAAGATTAAATACTCCAAAATAAAATAAGAGGTAGTTGTAAAATTTTACAATTACCTCTTTTAATTTTAGTCTGTAATTTCAATTTTAATATTTAAATTTTTCAGATCTTCAAAAAAATTAGGATAAGATTTAGAGATAGCCTCAGCTCCTTCAATAATGAGCGGAGAATCTAGTAGAGTAGCAAATATAGCAAGACTCATAACTATTCTATGGTCTTTGTGTCCAAATACTTCATTACAACTAATATATTTAGAATTTCCTTTAATATAGATATTACTTTCATCTGAAGAGATTTGAACTCCTAATTTTTTTAATTCATTTTCCATTGCCTCTATTCTATCACTCTCTTTATATCTCAATCTTTGGGCGTTATAGATTTTAAACTCCCCATCTCCATAGGCAGATAATACAGTAAGAATAGGACCAAGATCTGGACAGTTTTCTAAATTTATATTATAAGCTTTAGGAAGTCCTCTAAAAATTTTATATCCATTTTCTAATTCTTCTATTTTTATTCCACAATTTTTTAAGATTTCAATAATCTCTCTATCTCCTTGTTTTGAATTAATATCTAATCCTTCACAGGTTAAATCATTGTTTATAGCTCCAAGTACAGCAAAAAAACCTAACTGAGAAAAATCTCCTTCCACTTTGTAATCAGTAGCAATATATTTTTGATTTCCCTTAATTGTTAGAGTTAAGTCATCTAAAAATAAAACTTCTATTCCAAATTTTTTTAACATATCAATAGTTAAATCAATATAAGATTTAGACTCAAAAGGAGGAATAATTTTTATAATAGAATCTTCAGTGAGAAGTGGAAGAGTGAAAAGTAATCCACTTATAAATTGAGAGCTGATATTTCCATTAATAATATATTCTCCAGATTTTAATTTTCCATCTATCTCTATTTTATTGTTATCTTGGTAATAAAAAAGATTTTGTTTTTTAAAAATCTCTTCATAGATTTTTTGAGGGCGTTGTAATAATCTATTTTTTCCTCTAAATTCTATCTTTTTATCTGTAAGAGAAAAAATAGGAATAAAAAATCTCAGTGTAGAACCAGATTCATTACAATCTATGATACTATTTGTCAATTGAGAAAAATTTTTTATTCCCTCAACAATTAAGCTATCTTTTTCTTTGGAAATTTTTGCTCCTAACTTTTTCATTCCCTCAATAGTAGCAATAATATCATCAGAGTAGGCTATATTTTCAAGTTTACTTTTTCCTTGAGCAAGGGAAGCACAGATAATAGATCTGTGAGCCATACTTTTTGAAGGTGGGAGATTGACTTTTCCAAAACATTTAGATGGATATATTTTAACTTTCATATATAACTCCTTAAAAATTTTATTTATAATATTTTACAACTTTTTTTTGAAAATGAATAGATTTAGAATTTGAAAAAAGAATAATTTAAAATATAAAGTTTGACTGATTTTAAAAAAGATGGTATAATTTATAAGTCGTTTATGTCTAAAAAAATGGTATAAAACATATTAGGGGAAGATATAAACAGATTTAAAGGAGTGAGAAAAATTTATAAGACGAAAGATATTGTTTTAACTGGATTTGCGTTATTTGCTATGCTATTTGGTGCTGGAAATTTAATATTTCCACCAACAGTTGGTTATATAGTAGGAGACAATTGGAAATTGGCTGCTTTTGGATTTTGTATTACAGGAATAGGATTTCCATTGATGGGAATAATAGCTTCTGGATTTGCAGGAACAGAGTTAGATCATTTTTCAGATAGAGTATCACCTCTATTTAGTAGAATTTTTAATACAGCTTTAATCTTGGCAATAGGACCATGTTTAGCTATTCCAAGGACAGGAGCTACAGCTTTTGAAGTAATGATGACTCCATATGTAGGAACAGATAGCTCAATAGCTAAGTATATTTTCTTAGTGATCTATTTTGGAGTAGTTTTACTTTTCTCTTTGAGAGAGAGTGCTGTAATAGATAGAATAGGAAAAATTTTGACACCAATTCTTTTAATAGTATTAGCTATTATAATTTTTAAAGGGGTATCTAGTCCTATAGGAGATTTAGTAACAACAGGGACAACAAATAATTTTAGATATGGATTTTATAATGGATATCAAACAATGGATACTCTTGCAGCTATTATTTTTGCAAGTATAATTTTAAAAACTATAACTGGAAAGAATAAAGATTTAGGAAGAAAAGAGCAATTATCTTTCTTGTTAAAAGCTAGTGCAATAGCTGTTTGTGGGTTAGCAATAGTATATGGAGGACTTTTATATATAGGGGCAACTTCTACATCAGTATTAGAAAATAAAGGAACAACTCAGCTTTTAAATGCTATTGTAGCTGAGCTTTTAGGAAAAAGTGGAAATATGCTTTTAGGAATATGTGTTGCTGGAGCTTGCCTTACAACTGCAATAGGTCTTACTGCTACAGTTGGAGATTATTTTAGTTCAGTATTTAAGACAAAATATGAAAAAATTGTAATAATAAATGTAATAGTAAGTTTAATATTTGCTGGATTTGGAGTGGACTTAATAGTTCAAGTAGCAGCACCAATATTAGTTTTTATCTATCCAATAGCTATAGTTTTAATTATTTTAAATTTATTCAAGGGATATATACAAGATAGAGGAATTTTTATCGGTTGTGTAGTTGGAGCAGGACTTATAGGGGCTATAGAAACTCTACAAATGTTAAATGCTTGTCCAGAAGGAATATATAAGCTTTATTTAGAATTACCTTTCCAAGATTATGGATTAGCTTGGATATTACCAAGTATAGTAGTTGGAATTATATTTAGAGTGGTAGAGAAGATAAAAAAATAAAATAATATATAAAATAGGAGAGTAGTTACAATTTAAGAAGTTGTAACCCTCTCTTTTTATATTTTTTTACAAAATATTTTTGATTATGATATAATATAATGTATATAGAAAAGATAGGAGTAAAATAATGGATATAAAAGAAACATTAACAGTATATGCTAATGAAAATGATAAAGGAAAAAGAATAGATAAATTTCTAAATGAGTTGATAGATGATGCTACAAGGTCATATGTTCAAAAAATAATTGATAATGGTTTGGTAGAGATACAAGGAAAGAAAATAACTAAGAGTGGAAATAAATTAAAAGGAACAGAAATAATAGTAGTAAATATACCTGAAGATGAGGTATTAGATTTAACTCCTGAAGATATACCATTAGATATTATTTATGAAGATAGTGATATAGTAGTTATAAATAAAGCTCCAAATCTAGTGGTACATCCAGCTCATGGAAATTATAGTGGTACACTTGTAAATGCTCTTTTATACCATATAAAAGATTTATCTACAATAAATGGAGTGATAAGACCGGGAATAGTTCATAGATTAGATAAGGATACAAGTGGTGTAATAGTAGTGGCTAAAAATGATGAAGCTCATGGAAAGCTTTCAGAGATGTTTAAAGAAAAAACTTTGGAAAAAATTTATGTATGTATAGCTAAAGGAATATTTAAAGAGAAAAGTGGAAGAATTAAAACTCTTATAGGTAGAGATAGTAGAGATAGAAAAAAAATGGCAGTTGTAAATGAAAATGGAAAGATAGCTATTTCAAATTATGAAGTAATTGATGAGGGGAAAAATCACTCTTTAGTAAAAGTAAGAATAGAAACAGGGAGAACTCATCAGATAAGGGTACATATGAAGCATTTAAATCATCCAATAATGGGGGATACTACTTATGGAAATGGGAATGATGGTGCAGATAGACAGATGCTACATGCGTATAGATTAAAATTTATACATCCTACAAAAAATACTGAGATGACAGTTATAGCTCCACTGCCTGAAGATTTTAAAAGGGCAGCAAAACATGTAGGAGTTGATATATCAAAAATAGAAAGTGAGATAAAAAATGGAAAATAATTTACTTTATCAATTTGATTTGGAAAAGGGAAAAGAGATAATAGGAGTAGATGAAGCTGGAAGAGGACCTCTTGCTGGGAGTGTTGTAGCAGCTGCTGTGAAATTAAAAAGATATTCAGAAGAACTTCAAGAGATAAATGATTCAAAAAAACTTACTGAGAAAAAAAGAGAAAAGCTTTTTGATATAATTATGGAAAACTTTGAAGTAGGGATAGGTATAGCTTCTGTACAAGAGATAGATGAATTAAATATATTAAATGCTACATTTTTAGCCATGAGAAGAGCGATAGAGGAATTAGATAAAAAAACTAATACAGATGTATTAGTACTTGTAGATGGAAATTTTAAAATAAGAGAGTATATTGGGAAACAGGAGCCAATAATAAAAGGTGATGCAAAAAGTCTATCAATAGCGGCAGCCTCTATAATTGCAAAGGTTACAAGGGATAGGCAATTAGTAGAAGAGGGGAAAAAATATCCAGAATACCACTTTGAAAAACATAAGGGCTATGGAACAAAAGCTCATAGAGAGGCTCTTTTACAATATGGAGTTACACCTATCCATAGAAAAACTTTTTTAACAAAGATACTAGGAGAAAATGAAAAATAATAGAGAGATAGGAGATAAGTATGAAGAAAAAGCTGTAAAACTACTTATCTCTCGTGGATATAAAATACTAGAAAGAAATTATAGAGTGAAAGCTGGAGAGATAGATATAATTGCAAAATTTGAAGATACTATTGTATTTGTAGAAGTAAAGTATAGAAAAACTTTAAAATATGGATATGGATTAGAAGCAGTAGATTATAGAAAAATCAGAAGGATATACAATGCTGCTAAAGTATATCTAACGCTGAATAAAAAATTATCATCTAAAATCAGATTTGATTGTATAAGTTTTTTAGGGGAGAAAATATCTTGGACAAAAAATTTAACATGGGGTGATGAAATTGGATTTTAAATGTGTAAAATGTGGGTGTGATAAATACCAAGTAAAAACAACAGTTATTCCAGAAAAAAGCCCTGGTTTAAAACTAGAGTTTGGAACTTATTATATAAAAACTTGCCTTAATTGTGGATATACAGAGATGTACTCTGCAAAGATAGTAAATATGGAAAAAGATGATAAGAAGAAACTTTGTCCAGAGTATTAAAAATTTAGTCTTTTCTCGAAGATGTCCAATATGTAAAAAAATTTCCCAAGAAAATAATTATATTTGCAACGAGTGTTACTATTTATTGAAGAAAAAAGGTAAGATAAAAAATATTGAAAATTATTACTATCTGTACTATTATAATGAAGAGATAAAAAGGTTAATAGCAGATTTTAAATTAGAAAATAGGAGAGGACTAGGAAAAGAGATAGCTTACCTTATAAAAGTTCCTCTTAAAAATCTCT
This window harbors:
- the ispG gene encoding flavodoxin-dependent (E)-4-hydroxy-3-methylbut-2-enyl-diphosphate synthase: MSRVVKVGNLLIGGGNPIVIQSMTNTTTSDVEATVNQIKKLEAAGCQMVRMTINNEEAAKAIGEIKKRVDVPLCADIHFDYKLALLAIENGIDKLRINPGNIGSDENIKAVVEKAKEKNIPIRIGVNSGSIEKHILEKYGKPTADGMVESAMYHINLLEKNGFNDIVVSLKASNVKMMVEAYRKISKLIDYPLHLGVTEAGTAFQGTVKSAIGIGALLVDGIGDTIRVSLTEDPVEEIKVAKEILKVLGLIEAGVEIVSCPTCGRTEIDLIGLAKKVEKEFENENRKIKIAVMGCIVNGPGEAREADYGVAGGKGVGVLFKKGQIVKKVDESEILIELKKLIMEDEKNESMESSN
- a CDS encoding RNA polymerase sigma factor; this translates as MDFDEIFEEYFDRIYYKVLGVVKNPEDAEDISQEVFMSVYRNLKSFRSESNIYTWIYKIAINKIYDFFRKRKVELDINEEILMLEDNTNIETPIFLEEKLKLISPKEREIVILKDIYGYKLKEIADMKNINISTIKSIYYKAIKDMGGN
- a CDS encoding ribonuclease HII, encoding MENNLLYQFDLEKGKEIIGVDEAGRGPLAGSVVAAAVKLKRYSEELQEINDSKKLTEKKREKLFDIIMENFEVGIGIASVQEIDELNILNATFLAMRRAIEELDKKTNTDVLVLVDGNFKIREYIGKQEPIIKGDAKSLSIAAASIIAKVTRDRQLVEEGKKYPEYHFEKHKGYGTKAHREALLQYGVTPIHRKTFLTKILGENEK
- the brnQ gene encoding branched-chain amino acid transport system II carrier protein, with amino-acid sequence MYKTKDIVLTGFALFAMLFGAGNLIFPPTVGYIVGDNWKLAAFGFCITGIGFPLMGIIASGFAGTELDHFSDRVSPLFSRIFNTALILAIGPCLAIPRTGATAFEVMMTPYVGTDSSIAKYIFLVIYFGVVLLFSLRESAVIDRIGKILTPILLIVLAIIIFKGVSSPIGDLVTTGTTNNFRYGFYNGYQTMDTLAAIIFASIILKTITGKNKDLGRKEQLSFLLKASAIAVCGLAIVYGGLLYIGATSTSVLENKGTTQLLNAIVAELLGKSGNMLLGICVAGACLTTAIGLTATVGDYFSSVFKTKYEKIVIINVIVSLIFAGFGVDLIVQVAAPILVFIYPIAIVLIILNLFKGYIQDRGIFIGCVVGAGLIGAIETLQMLNACPEGIYKLYLELPFQDYGLAWILPSIVVGIIFRVVEKIKK
- a CDS encoding YraN family protein; the protein is MKNNREIGDKYEEKAVKLLISRGYKILERNYRVKAGEIDIIAKFEDTIVFVEVKYRKTLKYGYGLEAVDYRKIRRIYNAAKVYLTLNKKLSSKIRFDCISFLGEKISWTKNLTWGDEIGF
- the aroA gene encoding 3-phosphoshikimate 1-carboxyvinyltransferase — encoded protein: MKVKIYPSKCFGKVNLPPSKSMAHRSIICASLAQGKSKLENIAYSDDIIATIEGMKKLGAKISKEKDSLIVEGIKNFSQLTNSIIDCNESGSTLRFFIPIFSLTDKKIEFRGKNRLLQRPQKIYEEIFKKQNLFYYQDNNKIEIDGKLKSGEYIINGNISSQFISGLLFTLPLLTEDSIIKIIPPFESKSYIDLTIDMLKKFGIEVLFLDDLTLTIKGNQKYIATDYKVEGDFSQLGFFAVLGAINNDLTCEGLDINSKQGDREIIEILKNCGIKIEELENGYKIFRGLPKAYNINLENCPDLGPILTVLSAYGDGEFKIYNAQRLRYKESDRIEAMENELKKLGVQISSDESNIYIKGNSKYISCNEVFGHKDHRIVMSLAIFATLLDSPLIIEGAEAISKSYPNFFEDLKNLNIKIEITD
- a CDS encoding RluA family pseudouridine synthase is translated as MMDIKETLTVYANENDKGKRIDKFLNELIDDATRSYVQKIIDNGLVEIQGKKITKSGNKLKGTEIIVVNIPEDEVLDLTPEDIPLDIIYEDSDIVVINKAPNLVVHPAHGNYSGTLVNALLYHIKDLSTINGVIRPGIVHRLDKDTSGVIVVAKNDEAHGKLSEMFKEKTLEKIYVCIAKGIFKEKSGRIKTLIGRDSRDRKKMAVVNENGKIAISNYEVIDEGKNHSLVKVRIETGRTHQIRVHMKHLNHPIMGDTTYGNGNDGADRQMLHAYRLKFIHPTKNTEMTVIAPLPEDFKRAAKHVGVDISKIESEIKNGK